A single region of the Ictalurus punctatus breed USDA103 chromosome 17, Coco_2.0, whole genome shotgun sequence genome encodes:
- the LOC108277538 gene encoding LOW QUALITY PROTEIN: olfactory receptor 52K1 (The sequence of the model RefSeq protein was modified relative to this genomic sequence to represent the inferred CDS: inserted 1 base in 1 codon; deleted 1 base in 1 codon; substituted 1 base at 1 genomic stop codon) — protein MFFMHFFGDMESFSLALLAYDRLIAICFPLRYPTINTNLRMVLIIAGLWLLVFLIELYPVALASGLSYCRSRVVPSCCCEHGQVYKLACGDTSYNRNLATTKTLTVLFGPLTFIICSYVIVVVAVLRVASTTQRWKAFHTCLTHMVLVLIYYMPVXFGLRTRELAISAISXSFHNNSDSSTTLPAMLNPIIYSLKTEELQDKLLKCFKPRKVSPQLMNKC, from the exons ATGTTTTTCATGCACTTTTTTGGTGACATGGAGTCCTTTTCACTGGCTCTATTGGCTTATGATCGCCTGATTGCTATCTGCTTTCCTTTGCGCTACCCTACTATCAATACTAATCTGAGGATGGTGCTTATCATAGCCGGGCTTTGGCTTCTGGTTTTTTTGATTGAGCTTTACCCTGTAGCTCTGGCCAGTGGTCTGTCCTACTGTAGATCAAGGGTCGTGCCAAGCTGTTGTTGTGAGCATGGCCAGGTTTACAAGCTAGCTTGTGGAGATACGTCATATAACAGGAATCTGGCAACTACTAAGACGTTAACTGTTCTCTTTGGCCCTCtaacttttattatttgctCGTATGTCATAGTGGTTGTGGCAGTGTTGCGAGTTGCATCTACAACCCAACGCTGGAAGGCCTTCCACACCTGTCTTACTCACATGGTTCTGGTGCTTATTTATTATATGCCAG ATTTTGGCTTACGTACTAGGGAACTTGCGATTAGTGCAATCAGTTGATCTTTTCACAACAATTCTGACAGT TCCACTACACTGCCGGCCATGTTAAACCCTATCATATATAGTCTAAAGACTGAGGAACTGCAAGACAAGTTGCTGAAATGTTTTAAACCACGTAAAGTGTCACCACAGTTGATGAACAAGTGTTAA